In Spiroplasma litorale, a single genomic region encodes these proteins:
- a CDS encoding tRNA (adenine(22)-N(1))-methyltransferase → MSFLTPRLFALAKLINEDDIVADIGTDHAYLPIYLAKDRKAKKIYATDISEGPLNTAINNIRSFGVENIIETKLADGIEWTKNNKFVINTCIISGVGSNTMLNILSNDNKNIDSYIFCTNTSLEKIREWSKNKKYFIESETLVEDNEIIYEIIKVNKFAGKRVKNKKDQYFGPWLRRENNKMFINKLILEDEKLRNIINQIPKEDKKLKQLIKYKKLINSTLKRGIKLNDKNKN, encoded by the coding sequence ATGAGTTTTTTAACACCAAGATTATTTGCGCTTGCAAAATTGATTAATGAAGACGATATTGTAGCTGATATTGGAACTGATCACGCTTATTTGCCAATTTATTTAGCAAAAGATAGAAAAGCAAAAAAAATTTATGCAACAGACATATCTGAAGGACCACTTAACACAGCTATAAATAATATACGTTCATTTGGAGTTGAAAATATAATAGAGACTAAACTAGCAGATGGTATTGAATGAACAAAAAATAATAAATTTGTTATAAATACTTGCATTATTTCGGGTGTTGGTAGTAACACAATGCTAAATATATTAAGTAATGATAACAAAAATATTGATAGTTATATTTTTTGTACTAACACTAGTCTTGAAAAAATAAGAGAATGATCAAAAAATAAAAAATATTTTATAGAATCTGAAACTTTAGTTGAAGATAATGAAATAATATATGAAATTATAAAAGTTAATAAATTTGCCGGAAAAAGAGTTAAAAATAAGAAAGATCAGTATTTTGGACCTTGATTAAGAAGAGAAAATAATAAAATGTTTATTAACAAATTGATATTAGAAGATGAAAAACTAAGAAATATTATCAATCAAATTCCAAAAGAAGATAAAAAATTAAAACAACTTATCAAATATAAAAAACTTATAAATTCAACACTTAAGAGAGGTATTAAACTTAATGACAAAAATAAAAACTAA
- a CDS encoding sigma-70 family RNA polymerase sigma factor produces MALGNKKYNSFQEFKDSLWIYLEKNDNEIAQEEIQDVLNKNFEDIDEEEIAQLFQDLTEKDVVFTDEIVDEEDLEDLSDEKVDLTDLEDGFKSRDNERKTLKQANINSGPVKYRVGGISNETKIQDIIKSYFNQIGSSKILSKDEEVEYAKMLESSDPDEIKEGRDKLITSNLKLVISVARKHLNRGLDFADLIEEGNIGLMKAVDKFDYKKGFKFSTYATWWIRQAITRAIADQARTIRIPVHMVETINKLTRIERQLTQELGREPTPKEIAKVFGKGITAQKVVEIKKLSIEPISLEKPFGDEDDTHFGDFVEDKDISSPDDYAEKEALREVMDDVFAEILAPREEKVVRMRFGILPTKLRTLIRLAKECEDETYEDLTKEVANLDIHYDTPIEKIQKFRNSLIQLHLSKYDSPKTLEEVGKELKVTRERIRQIEAKTIRKFRPTASNQKAKVLKDFFKG; encoded by the coding sequence ATGGCATTAGGTAATAAAAAATATAATAGTTTTCAGGAATTTAAAGATAGTTTATGAATATATTTAGAAAAAAATGATAATGAAATCGCACAAGAGGAAATACAAGATGTATTAAATAAAAACTTCGAAGATATTGATGAAGAAGAAATAGCACAATTATTTCAAGATTTAACTGAAAAAGATGTTGTCTTTACTGATGAAATTGTTGATGAAGAAGATTTAGAAGACTTATCAGACGAAAAAGTAGATTTAACAGATTTAGAAGATGGATTTAAATCAAGAGACAATGAAAGAAAAACTTTAAAACAAGCAAACATTAATAGTGGTCCTGTAAAGTATAGAGTTGGAGGAATTAGCAACGAAACAAAAATCCAAGACATTATCAAATCATATTTTAACCAAATTGGATCATCAAAAATATTAAGTAAGGATGAAGAAGTTGAATATGCAAAAATGTTAGAATCAAGTGATCCCGACGAAATAAAAGAAGGAAGAGATAAACTTATTACTTCAAATTTAAAACTTGTTATTTCGGTTGCTAGAAAACATTTAAATAGAGGGTTGGATTTTGCAGATCTTATTGAAGAAGGAAATATTGGTTTAATGAAAGCTGTAGATAAGTTTGATTATAAAAAAGGTTTTAAATTTTCTACATATGCAACATGATGAATTAGACAAGCAATTACCAGAGCTATTGCAGATCAGGCTAGAACAATAAGAATCCCAGTACATATGGTTGAAACAATTAATAAACTTACAAGAATTGAAAGACAACTTACTCAAGAACTTGGTAGAGAACCGACACCAAAAGAAATTGCAAAAGTTTTTGGTAAAGGAATAACTGCTCAAAAAGTGGTAGAAATTAAAAAACTATCAATTGAACCAATAAGTCTTGAGAAACCTTTCGGAGATGAAGATGACACTCATTTTGGAGATTTTGTTGAAGATAAAGATATTTCTTCACCAGATGATTACGCTGAAAAAGAAGCGCTAAGAGAAGTGATGGATGATGTATTTGCAGAGATATTAGCTCCAAGAGAAGAAAAAGTTGTTAGAATGAGATTTGGAATTTTACCAACAAAATTAAGAACTTTAATCAGACTTGCTAAAGAGTGTGAAGATGAAACTTATGAAGATTTAACAAAAGAGGTAGCTAATTTAGATATACACTATGATACACCAATTGAAAAAATCCAAAAATTTAGAAATTCATTAATTCAATTACATTTGTCAAAATATGATTCTCCAAAAACATTAGAAGAAGTTGGGAAAGAATTGAAGGTAACAAGAGAAAGAATCCGACAAATTGAAGCTAAAACAATTCGTAAGTTTAGACCAACAGCTTCAAATCAAAAAGCTAAAGTTTTAAAAGATTTTTTTAAAGGTTAA
- a CDS encoding Nif3-like dinuclear metal center hexameric protein, with the protein MTKIKTNVLINYLNDLFPKYLEAEWDKAGFQLEEVYNMKSQDEISGIVICLDVTKDVVDYAIEVNANLIISRHPFIFNDIEIELKNKNKKLIYDLLVEKEIQIFSVHTNYDNSSNQGLVSLLETQFNIKSSNIIGENEKYFEIEFLREMQASEITEKLIFIFGSSNPLITDNFNLEKEFIKFYIATGSAGNIIKDMNLKDIFYVTGEAKWNEWLYANQNNVSMLTLGHYMENYFIDDIQNKILKTFNELKVLTFDIKNQFKRFN; encoded by the coding sequence ATGACAAAAATAAAAACTAATGTGTTAATTAACTATTTAAATGATTTATTTCCAAAATATTTGGAAGCAGAATGAGATAAAGCTGGGTTTCAATTAGAAGAAGTTTACAATATGAAAAGTCAAGATGAAATATCTGGGATTGTAATATGTTTAGATGTTACAAAGGATGTTGTAGATTATGCTATTGAAGTAAATGCAAATTTAATAATTAGTAGACATCCGTTTATATTTAATGATATTGAAATTGAATTAAAAAATAAAAACAAAAAATTAATCTATGATTTGCTTGTTGAAAAAGAAATTCAAATATTTTCAGTTCACACAAATTATGACAATAGTTCTAATCAAGGCTTGGTAAGTCTGTTAGAAACACAATTTAATATTAAAAGCAGTAATATAATTGGTGAAAATGAAAAATATTTTGAAATAGAATTTTTAAGAGAAATGCAAGCTAGTGAAATAACTGAAAAACTTATTTTTATTTTTGGAAGTTCAAACCCTTTAATAACTGATAACTTTAATTTAGAAAAAGAGTTTATAAAATTTTATATTGCTACCGGATCTGCTGGAAACATTATAAAAGATATGAACTTAAAAGATATTTTTTATGTTACTGGTGAAGCAAAATGAAATGAGTGACTATATGCTAATCAAAATAATGTTAGCATGTTAACTCTTGGTCATTACATGGAAAACTATTTTATTGATGATATTCAAAATAAAATTCTTAAAACATTTAATGAATTAAAAGTATTAACTTTTGATATTAAAAATCAATTTAAAAGGTTTAATTAA
- the ispH gene encoding 4-hydroxy-3-methylbut-2-enyl diphosphate reductase translates to MNVIKVTPRGYCLGVVKSIKMAKDTIKNYPNKNIYMIGLLVHNKIVVEELEKSGIIVLDDWKKTRLELIESIPKGSVVIFSAHGTNDKVIDLALKKGLTVVDTKCKWVLETEELIKDYLELGFDIIFIGKHGHPETIALTSIDEKKIHLVTNELEVENINLSPLTDIVVTNQTTLSIIDTEKIFNKINSMYKNVIYKNDICDATLQRQKAVLELDPSSVDLLFVVGDERSNNTLKLVELAKNKGINSIRINSKNDIDLNTLNNIVNVAVTAGASTPSLIQNEVIAFLESFN, encoded by the coding sequence ATGAATGTAATAAAAGTTACTCCGAGAGGTTATTGTCTTGGAGTTGTAAAGTCTATTAAAATGGCTAAAGATACCATCAAAAATTATCCAAATAAAAATATTTATATGATTGGTCTTTTAGTTCATAACAAGATTGTTGTGGAAGAACTAGAAAAGAGTGGCATAATTGTTTTAGATGATTGAAAAAAAACAAGATTGGAACTAATTGAATCAATCCCTAAGGGAAGCGTTGTAATATTTTCTGCTCATGGAACTAACGATAAAGTAATTGATCTAGCATTAAAAAAAGGTTTAACAGTTGTTGATACAAAATGCAAATGAGTTTTAGAAACCGAGGAATTAATTAAAGATTATTTAGAATTGGGCTTCGATATTATATTCATTGGAAAACATGGTCATCCAGAAACAATTGCTTTAACATCAATAGATGAAAAAAAAATTCATTTAGTAACAAATGAACTTGAAGTTGAAAATATAAATTTGAGTCCGTTGACTGATATTGTTGTAACAAATCAAACTACTCTTTCAATAATTGATACAGAGAAAATTTTTAATAAAATTAATTCTATGTATAAAAACGTTATTTATAAAAATGACATTTGCGATGCAACATTACAAAGACAAAAAGCAGTTCTAGAATTAGATCCTTCTAGTGTAGATTTATTATTTGTAGTTGGAGATGAAAGAAGCAATAACACTCTTAAATTAGTTGAATTAGCAAAAAATAAAGGCATAAATTCAATAAGAATTAATTCAAAAAATGATATTGATTTAAATACCTTAAATAATATAGTTAATGTAGCTGTTACAGCAGGAGCTTCTACACCAAGTTTAATTCAAAACGAAGTTATTGCATTTCTTGAAAGTTTTAATTAA